One genomic window of Oncorhynchus kisutch isolate 150728-3 linkage group LG24, Okis_V2, whole genome shotgun sequence includes the following:
- the LOC109868933 gene encoding polycomb group protein ASXL1 isoform X1: MKDKQKRKKERTWAEAARMVLENFSDAPMTPKQILHVIQTKGLKEMRSGTAPLACLVTMLHSQVRGDRVKNSIFFKLPGRMSLFTLKKNALQWTKSSKEAETAEASTLATANTATAGPTEGAEQESCDSMETVAASGENDASIDESSSSASCSTEPQTRLSRSGVSGQVRSEAQAQTRLSRSRQSSRQRKKAVMMPRVVLTPLKVNGEHVPSGAAGRRREDSRGGPGPTLRARPELASWKRPQHFKSLRGYHSGPMKRSRGGVEVDFETPGSILVNTNIRALINMRTFSAFPAHSQQQLLQLLPEVDRQVGPDGLARLSNSALNNEFFTHASQSWKERLAEGEFTHEMQVRFRQEMEKEKKVEAWKEKFFEEYHGQKSGLTREESLKLTMSEAADAATSVLDSKVALVAAGTPKRRNVGRRRRDGRMRRRTRADLRRRAQRTLCKTNSPTLQSSKQLEGTLTLDAASVASVPLPVPEATTVQGGEVVLQADCELEDPAQCASLEPVPCPSPVPVLPPVTMPVPTPTPSPSPVSISASDEPEVTARLLPEEPAPAVASTSSPSSSSSSSSSSSSSPSSSPSSNSERQGGFTAGLDSSSSSSSSSTAAATADPLDDGASMVTSVTGGTTTSSRESSPAASPAPIIATSAQAAKEQKRRPDEPQAFCSFPEKRPRMEDRQSFRTTIDGVHTEKPQPTAEEPKVPPIRIQLSRIKPPWVKGPPTYQICPRIVPPGEGSRRSGTGARTLADIKARAQQARAQREAAAAVAATGDGPGPGGGRAGAGLQDRSSGRRTREHPGPVEPGGAGDEEEQGSPAGSHPPGTQLQQSKLEPSTPTPNTAASSPSLSTSSNPSLSFSEPPQTPTPSPATQEERQGELSGEEGTTPPPIKGTSNGLSDKAVLLEPESVSSHLRGRGEGDDCDRTMTKNGPLAPTSIPDSLPRFGAQGVDVIRSLAGGGGGVIQHGSHHVGPQENPPTPAREGQSEKHSQPSERGRDTASLPRLPPSVREDEAGHHSDSTETASDCENESQEEEPHLSMWSHRLPAQRNGNIQHLQRLSQQAHGQPVICSPPLQQIQQPVIQTHVSNHHGHSQTVIQPCFPNGLPSQSLIQPGQKQPQPECTPHPDQQTLAAPHSQTQRGHKTDPMDDYKASSRGSAEENCRLGLKPSPMHPTAGSKRLPSSARPVSTVEANNPLVTQLLQGSLPMEKVLPQTHSSSKLEINRLPGGPQPAPQSQLNWQQQTRSPGLRFRGPTEAHTGESLVPELSSQNQQKSPVGRGGSPGASRSFGSSPLGTVPSRMACLLEEASSRATAMQQYLSQQPGGSVPLGAVPVITSLSSSSSSRRNSQESAVIRESPERRHHNNIAQPRATPDLCPSEVVPTVKINWHPSKPHPLHQQQLSPALNVKSEVSSRPSCQALAKTSSSGPMVGGGPGVVVTKKEAVNSMDGYLTGGGGAMEGLLNMEMSLARMAKKEAQSKAQYSSTSPSSSSISSLPFQLYGKLPKQGGGSGVSAPGFSYTANVSVVDGSGFSRSIADGVLQLRQRHSASQSATLSIQAFADSAAEEVALKCSCRLKAMIMCQGCGAFCHDDCIGPSKLCVSCLVVR; encoded by the exons ATGAAGGACAAACAGAAGAGAAAGAAGGAACGCACGTGGGCTGAGGCGGCTCGCATG GTTCTAGAGAACTTCTCTGATGCCCCCATGACGCCCAAGCAGATCCTGCATGTTATTCAGACCAAGGGGCTCAAGGAAATGAG AAG tGGCACAGCCCCTCTGGCCTGTCTGGTGACCATGCTGCATTCCCAGGTGAGGGGGGACAGAGTAAAAAACAGCATCTTCTTTAAGCTTCCTGGCAGGATGAGTCTGTTTACCTTGAAG AAGAACGCTCTGCAGTGGACCAAGAGTTCGAAGGAGGCGGAGACAGCCGAAGCCAGCACACTAGCTACTGCTAACACAGCAACAGCAGGGCCAACGGAAGGTGCGGAGCAAGAGAGCTGTGACTCCATGGAAACAGTTGCAGCCAGTGGAGAGAAcgatg CGTCCATAGATGAGAGCTCGTCCAGTGCCTCATGCTCCACAGAGCCCCAGACCAGGCTGAGTAGATCTGGAGTCTCTGGACAGGTGCGCTCTGAGGCCCAGGCACAGACCCGACTAAGTCGATCCAGACAG TCGAGCAGACAGAGGAAGAAGGCTGTGATGATGCCGCGAGTGGTCCTCACTCCACTCAAGGTCAATGGTGAACACGTCCCATCAG GAGCAGCGGGGAGGCGCAGGGAAGACTCTAGGGGGGGTCCAGGCCCCACGCTTCGTGCCCGCCCCGAGCTGGCTAGCTGGAAACGCCCCCAGCACTTCAAGAGCTTGCGTGGCTACCACTCAG GGCCCATGAAGAGGAGCCGAGGCGGGGTGGAGGTGGACTTTGAAACACCTGGCTCTATCCTGGTCAACACCAACATCAGGGCTCTCATCAACATGCGTACCTTCTCTGCCTTCCCAGCCCACTCCCAACAGCAACTCCTGCAGCTCCTCCCCGAGGTTGACCGTCAG gttgGACCTGATGGTCTGGCTCGCCTCAGTAACTCGGCTCTCAACAATGAATTCTTCACTCACGCCTCCCAGAGCTGGAAGGAAAGGCTTGCTGAGG GGGAGTTCACCCATGAGATGCAGGTGCGATTCCGccaggagatggagaaagagaagaaagtgGAGGCATGGAAGGAGAAGTTCTTTGAGGAGTACCACGGTCAAAA GTCTGGCCTGACCCGAGAAGAGTCTCTGAAGTTGACAATGAGCGAAGCGGCCGATGCTGCCACCAGCGTTCTGGACAGCAAGGTGGCCTTGGTGGCGGCGGGAACGCCCAAGCGCCGCAATGTGGGCAGGCGGAGGCGTGATGGCAGGATGAGACGGCGAACGCGGGCAGACTTGAGACGCAGGGCGCAACGCACCCTCTGTAAGACCAACTCCCCTACCCTGCAGTCCTCCAAGCAGCTGGAAGGCACGCTCACTTTAGATGCAGCTTCTGTTGCCTCTGTCCCCTTGCCCGTCCCAGAGGCCACCACGGTGcagggaggagaggtggtgttACAGGCCGACTGTGAACTGGAGGATCCGGCCCAGTGTGCCTCCCTAGAGCCCGTGCCCTGCCCTTCCCCCGTGCCTGTGCTCCCGCCTGTGACCATGCCTGTGCCCACCCCGAcccccagtcccagccctgtATCTATCAGCGCCTCCGATGAGCCTGAAGTCACCGCCCGCCTGCTCCCTGAAGAGCCTGCACCTGCCGTCGCctcaacctcctctccctcctcctcgtcttcctcctcctcctcctcgtcctcctccccttcctcatctccctcctccaactcagagagacagggggggttCACCGCCGGCTTGGATTCTTCctcctcgtcctcttcttcctccacgGCTGCTGCCACCGCTGATCCACTGGACGACGGTGCCTCCATGGTCACCTCAGTCACGGGGGGCACAACCACCAGCAGCCGGGAGAGCAGCCCTGCAGCCAGCCCCGCCCCCATCATCGCCACCTCCGCCCAGGCCGCCAAGGAGCAGAAGAGGAGGCCAGACGAGCCCCAGGCCTTCTGCAGTTTCCCCGAAAAGAGGCCGCGAATGGAAGATCGTCAGTCCTTTCGTACCACAATTGACGGGGTTCACACGGAAAAGCCGCAGCCGACAGCAGAGGAGCCCAAGGTCCCACCTATCCGG ATTCAACTCTCCCGAATCAAACCGCCCTGGGTCAAAGGGCCGCCAACCTACCAGATCTGTCCCCGCATCGTGCCCCCCGGCGAGGGCTCGCGGCGCTCAGGGACGGGGGCGCGCACCCTGGCGGACATCAAAGCCCGCGCCCAGCAGGCCCGGGCCCAGCGCGAGGCCGCTGCTGCTGTTGCAGCCACTGGGGACGGACCAGGGCCGGGCGGGGGCAGGGCTGGTGCTGGGCTACAGGATCGCAGCAGTGGAAGACGAACGCGAGAGCACCCAGGACCCGTCGAGCCCGGAGGagcaggagacgaggaggagcAGGGATCGCCTGCGGGCTCTCATCCGCCTGGAACACAACTACAGCAGTCCAAATTAGAGCCCTCTACCCCCACCCCCAACACAGCTGCCTCATCCCCCTCCCTGTCCACCTCTTCCAACCCCTCCCTGTCCTTCTCTGAGCCCCCGCAGACCCCCACTCCATCCCCAGCCACCCAGGAGGAGCGACAAGGGGAGCTGAGTGGGGAAGAGGggacaacaccaccaccaatcaAAGGCACATCCAACGGACTCTCGGACAAGGCAGTGCTGCTGGAGCCTGAGTCGGTGTCCAGCCACCTCAGAGGGCGGGGTGAGGGGGACGACTgtgacaggacaatgaccaaaaatGGTCCCCTGGCGCCCACCTCCATCCCAGATTCTCTGCCCAGGTTCGGGGCCCAGGGAGTGGATGTGATCAGGTCCCtggctgggggaggagggggtgtcaTCCAACATGGTTCCCACCACGTGGGGCCACAAGAGAACCCCCCCACCCCAGCCAGAGAGGGCCAGAGCGAAAAGCATTCGCAGCCctcggagagggggagagatacagcCTCCCTCCCTCGTCTCCCACCTTCAGTCAGAGAGGACGAAGCAGGGCATCACAGCGATTCCACGGAGACCGCCTCCGACTGCGAGAATGAGAGCCAGGAGGAAGAGCCCCACCTGAGCATGTGGAGCCACCGCCTGCCTGCTCAGCGCAACGGCAACATCCAGCACCTCCAAAGGTTGTCTCAGCAGGCCCACGGCCAGCCTGTGATCTGCAGCCCCCCTCTACAGCAGATCCAGCAGCCGGTCATCCAGACTCACGTGTCCAACCACCATGGCCATAGCCAAACGGTCATCCAGCCCTGCTTCCCCAACGGCCTACCCAGCCAGAGTCTCATACAGCCAGGCCAAAAGCAGCCGCAGCCTGAATGCACTCCCCACCCAGACCAACAGACTCTTGCTGCGCCACACTCTCAAACCCAGAGGGGGCACAAAACGGACCCAATGGATGACTACAAAGCGTCCAGCCGGGGCTCGGCTGAGGAGAACTGTAGGCTGGGGCTGAAGCCTTCTCCCATGCACCCCACCGCTGGCTCCAAGAGGCTCCCTAGTTCGGCCCGGCCTGTGTCCACAGTGGAGGCCAACAATCCTCTGGTCACCCAGCTGCTTCAAGGCAGCCTCCCAATGGAGAAAGTCCTGCCGCAGACGCACTCGTCCAGCAAGCTAGAGATCAACCGCCTGCCAGGGGGGCCCCAGCCAGCCCCCCAGTCCCAGCTCAACTGGCAGCAACAGACCAGGTCTCCGGGCCTTCGCTTCAGGGGCCCCACAGAGGCCCATACGGGGGAGTCCCTGGTCCCTGAGTTGTCCTCTCAGAACCAGCAGAAGTCCCCTGTTGGCCGAGGAGGCTCCCCTGGAGCAAGCCGGAGCTTCGGGTCCTCTCCCCTGGGCACAGTGCCCTCCCGCATGGCCTGCCTGCTGGAGGAGGCCTCCTCTCGGGCCACAGCCATGCAGCAGTACCTGTCCCAGCAGCCAGGTGGCTCTGTGCCCCTCGGGGCCGTGCCCGTCATcacatccctctcttcatcctcttcctccagaCGGAACTCCCAAGAGTCGGCCGTTATCAGAGAGTCTCCAGAGAGGCGGCACCACAACAACATTGCTCAGCCCCGGGCCACCCCCGACCTCTGCCCCTCTGAGGTGGTCCCCACTGTCAAGATAAACTGGCACCCTTCCAAACCCCACCCCCTGCACCAACAGCAGCTCTCGCCCGCACTCAACGTGAAGAGCGAGGTTTCCTCCCGGCCCTCTTGTCAAGCTCTTGCCAAAACCTCCTCCTCTGGCCCCATGGTAGGTGGTGGGCCAGGTGTGGTGGTCACCAAAAAGGAGGCAGTGAACTCTATGGACGGTTACCTGACTGGAGGAGGCGGGGCTATGGAGGGACTGCTGAACATGGAGATGTCTTTAGCCCGCATGGCTAAGAAGGAGGCGCAAAGCAAAGCTCAATACTCTTCCACCTCCCCCTCTTCATCTtcaatctcctccctccctttccagcTCTACGGTAAGCTGCCCAAGCAGGGCGGGGGCAGCGGTGTGTCGGCCCCCGGCTTCAGCTACACGGCCAACGTGTCTGTGGTAGACGGCAGCGGCTTCTCGAGGAGCATCGCCGATGGTGTCCTACAGCTGCGTCAGCGCCACAGTGCCAGCCAGAGCGCCACGCTCAGCATCCAGGCGTTTGCAGACAGCGCCGCTGAGGAGGTGGCCCTCAAGTGCTCCTGCCGCCTCAAGGCCATGATCATGTGCCAGGGCTGCGGGGCCTTCTGCCACGACGACTGCATCGGCCCCTCCAAACTGTGTGTATCCTGCTTGGTGGTCAGATAG
- the LOC109868933 gene encoding polycomb group protein ASXL1 isoform X3: protein MKDKQKRKKERTWAEAARMVLENFSDAPMTPKQILHVIQTKGLKEMRSGTAPLACLVTMLHSQVRGDRVKNSIFFKLPGRMSLFTLKKNALQWTKSSKEAETAEASTLATANTATAGPTEGAEQESCDSMETVAASGENDASIDESSSSASCSTEPQTRLSRSGVSGQVRSEAQAQTRLSRSRQSSRQRKKAVMMPRVVLTPLKVNGEHVPSGPMKRSRGGVEVDFETPGSILVNTNIRALINMRTFSAFPAHSQQQLLQLLPEVDRQVGPDGLARLSNSALNNEFFTHASQSWKERLAEGEFTHEMQVRFRQEMEKEKKVEAWKEKFFEEYHGQKSGLTREESLKLTMSEAADAATSVLDSKVALVAAGTPKRRNVGRRRRDGRMRRRTRADLRRRAQRTLCKTNSPTLQSSKQLEGTLTLDAASVASVPLPVPEATTVQGGEVVLQADCELEDPAQCASLEPVPCPSPVPVLPPVTMPVPTPTPSPSPVSISASDEPEVTARLLPEEPAPAVASTSSPSSSSSSSSSSSSSPSSSPSSNSERQGGFTAGLDSSSSSSSSSTAAATADPLDDGASMVTSVTGGTTTSSRESSPAASPAPIIATSAQAAKEQKRRPDEPQAFCSFPEKRPRMEDRQSFRTTIDGVHTEKPQPTAEEPKVPPIRIQLSRIKPPWVKGPPTYQICPRIVPPGEGSRRSGTGARTLADIKARAQQARAQREAAAAVAATGDGPGPGGGRAGAGLQDRSSGRRTREHPGPVEPGGAGDEEEQGSPAGSHPPGTQLQQSKLEPSTPTPNTAASSPSLSTSSNPSLSFSEPPQTPTPSPATQEERQGELSGEEGTTPPPIKGTSNGLSDKAVLLEPESVSSHLRGRGEGDDCDRTMTKNGPLAPTSIPDSLPRFGAQGVDVIRSLAGGGGGVIQHGSHHVGPQENPPTPAREGQSEKHSQPSERGRDTASLPRLPPSVREDEAGHHSDSTETASDCENESQEEEPHLSMWSHRLPAQRNGNIQHLQRLSQQAHGQPVICSPPLQQIQQPVIQTHVSNHHGHSQTVIQPCFPNGLPSQSLIQPGQKQPQPECTPHPDQQTLAAPHSQTQRGHKTDPMDDYKASSRGSAEENCRLGLKPSPMHPTAGSKRLPSSARPVSTVEANNPLVTQLLQGSLPMEKVLPQTHSSSKLEINRLPGGPQPAPQSQLNWQQQTRSPGLRFRGPTEAHTGESLVPELSSQNQQKSPVGRGGSPGASRSFGSSPLGTVPSRMACLLEEASSRATAMQQYLSQQPGGSVPLGAVPVITSLSSSSSSRRNSQESAVIRESPERRHHNNIAQPRATPDLCPSEVVPTVKINWHPSKPHPLHQQQLSPALNVKSEVSSRPSCQALAKTSSSGPMVGGGPGVVVTKKEAVNSMDGYLTGGGGAMEGLLNMEMSLARMAKKEAQSKAQYSSTSPSSSSISSLPFQLYGKLPKQGGGSGVSAPGFSYTANVSVVDGSGFSRSIADGVLQLRQRHSASQSATLSIQAFADSAAEEVALKCSCRLKAMIMCQGCGAFCHDDCIGPSKLCVSCLVVR, encoded by the exons ATGAAGGACAAACAGAAGAGAAAGAAGGAACGCACGTGGGCTGAGGCGGCTCGCATG GTTCTAGAGAACTTCTCTGATGCCCCCATGACGCCCAAGCAGATCCTGCATGTTATTCAGACCAAGGGGCTCAAGGAAATGAG AAG tGGCACAGCCCCTCTGGCCTGTCTGGTGACCATGCTGCATTCCCAGGTGAGGGGGGACAGAGTAAAAAACAGCATCTTCTTTAAGCTTCCTGGCAGGATGAGTCTGTTTACCTTGAAG AAGAACGCTCTGCAGTGGACCAAGAGTTCGAAGGAGGCGGAGACAGCCGAAGCCAGCACACTAGCTACTGCTAACACAGCAACAGCAGGGCCAACGGAAGGTGCGGAGCAAGAGAGCTGTGACTCCATGGAAACAGTTGCAGCCAGTGGAGAGAAcgatg CGTCCATAGATGAGAGCTCGTCCAGTGCCTCATGCTCCACAGAGCCCCAGACCAGGCTGAGTAGATCTGGAGTCTCTGGACAGGTGCGCTCTGAGGCCCAGGCACAGACCCGACTAAGTCGATCCAGACAG TCGAGCAGACAGAGGAAGAAGGCTGTGATGATGCCGCGAGTGGTCCTCACTCCACTCAAGGTCAATGGTGAACACGTCCCATCAG GGCCCATGAAGAGGAGCCGAGGCGGGGTGGAGGTGGACTTTGAAACACCTGGCTCTATCCTGGTCAACACCAACATCAGGGCTCTCATCAACATGCGTACCTTCTCTGCCTTCCCAGCCCACTCCCAACAGCAACTCCTGCAGCTCCTCCCCGAGGTTGACCGTCAG gttgGACCTGATGGTCTGGCTCGCCTCAGTAACTCGGCTCTCAACAATGAATTCTTCACTCACGCCTCCCAGAGCTGGAAGGAAAGGCTTGCTGAGG GGGAGTTCACCCATGAGATGCAGGTGCGATTCCGccaggagatggagaaagagaagaaagtgGAGGCATGGAAGGAGAAGTTCTTTGAGGAGTACCACGGTCAAAA GTCTGGCCTGACCCGAGAAGAGTCTCTGAAGTTGACAATGAGCGAAGCGGCCGATGCTGCCACCAGCGTTCTGGACAGCAAGGTGGCCTTGGTGGCGGCGGGAACGCCCAAGCGCCGCAATGTGGGCAGGCGGAGGCGTGATGGCAGGATGAGACGGCGAACGCGGGCAGACTTGAGACGCAGGGCGCAACGCACCCTCTGTAAGACCAACTCCCCTACCCTGCAGTCCTCCAAGCAGCTGGAAGGCACGCTCACTTTAGATGCAGCTTCTGTTGCCTCTGTCCCCTTGCCCGTCCCAGAGGCCACCACGGTGcagggaggagaggtggtgttACAGGCCGACTGTGAACTGGAGGATCCGGCCCAGTGTGCCTCCCTAGAGCCCGTGCCCTGCCCTTCCCCCGTGCCTGTGCTCCCGCCTGTGACCATGCCTGTGCCCACCCCGAcccccagtcccagccctgtATCTATCAGCGCCTCCGATGAGCCTGAAGTCACCGCCCGCCTGCTCCCTGAAGAGCCTGCACCTGCCGTCGCctcaacctcctctccctcctcctcgtcttcctcctcctcctcctcgtcctcctccccttcctcatctccctcctccaactcagagagacagggggggttCACCGCCGGCTTGGATTCTTCctcctcgtcctcttcttcctccacgGCTGCTGCCACCGCTGATCCACTGGACGACGGTGCCTCCATGGTCACCTCAGTCACGGGGGGCACAACCACCAGCAGCCGGGAGAGCAGCCCTGCAGCCAGCCCCGCCCCCATCATCGCCACCTCCGCCCAGGCCGCCAAGGAGCAGAAGAGGAGGCCAGACGAGCCCCAGGCCTTCTGCAGTTTCCCCGAAAAGAGGCCGCGAATGGAAGATCGTCAGTCCTTTCGTACCACAATTGACGGGGTTCACACGGAAAAGCCGCAGCCGACAGCAGAGGAGCCCAAGGTCCCACCTATCCGG ATTCAACTCTCCCGAATCAAACCGCCCTGGGTCAAAGGGCCGCCAACCTACCAGATCTGTCCCCGCATCGTGCCCCCCGGCGAGGGCTCGCGGCGCTCAGGGACGGGGGCGCGCACCCTGGCGGACATCAAAGCCCGCGCCCAGCAGGCCCGGGCCCAGCGCGAGGCCGCTGCTGCTGTTGCAGCCACTGGGGACGGACCAGGGCCGGGCGGGGGCAGGGCTGGTGCTGGGCTACAGGATCGCAGCAGTGGAAGACGAACGCGAGAGCACCCAGGACCCGTCGAGCCCGGAGGagcaggagacgaggaggagcAGGGATCGCCTGCGGGCTCTCATCCGCCTGGAACACAACTACAGCAGTCCAAATTAGAGCCCTCTACCCCCACCCCCAACACAGCTGCCTCATCCCCCTCCCTGTCCACCTCTTCCAACCCCTCCCTGTCCTTCTCTGAGCCCCCGCAGACCCCCACTCCATCCCCAGCCACCCAGGAGGAGCGACAAGGGGAGCTGAGTGGGGAAGAGGggacaacaccaccaccaatcaAAGGCACATCCAACGGACTCTCGGACAAGGCAGTGCTGCTGGAGCCTGAGTCGGTGTCCAGCCACCTCAGAGGGCGGGGTGAGGGGGACGACTgtgacaggacaatgaccaaaaatGGTCCCCTGGCGCCCACCTCCATCCCAGATTCTCTGCCCAGGTTCGGGGCCCAGGGAGTGGATGTGATCAGGTCCCtggctgggggaggagggggtgtcaTCCAACATGGTTCCCACCACGTGGGGCCACAAGAGAACCCCCCCACCCCAGCCAGAGAGGGCCAGAGCGAAAAGCATTCGCAGCCctcggagagggggagagatacagcCTCCCTCCCTCGTCTCCCACCTTCAGTCAGAGAGGACGAAGCAGGGCATCACAGCGATTCCACGGAGACCGCCTCCGACTGCGAGAATGAGAGCCAGGAGGAAGAGCCCCACCTGAGCATGTGGAGCCACCGCCTGCCTGCTCAGCGCAACGGCAACATCCAGCACCTCCAAAGGTTGTCTCAGCAGGCCCACGGCCAGCCTGTGATCTGCAGCCCCCCTCTACAGCAGATCCAGCAGCCGGTCATCCAGACTCACGTGTCCAACCACCATGGCCATAGCCAAACGGTCATCCAGCCCTGCTTCCCCAACGGCCTACCCAGCCAGAGTCTCATACAGCCAGGCCAAAAGCAGCCGCAGCCTGAATGCACTCCCCACCCAGACCAACAGACTCTTGCTGCGCCACACTCTCAAACCCAGAGGGGGCACAAAACGGACCCAATGGATGACTACAAAGCGTCCAGCCGGGGCTCGGCTGAGGAGAACTGTAGGCTGGGGCTGAAGCCTTCTCCCATGCACCCCACCGCTGGCTCCAAGAGGCTCCCTAGTTCGGCCCGGCCTGTGTCCACAGTGGAGGCCAACAATCCTCTGGTCACCCAGCTGCTTCAAGGCAGCCTCCCAATGGAGAAAGTCCTGCCGCAGACGCACTCGTCCAGCAAGCTAGAGATCAACCGCCTGCCAGGGGGGCCCCAGCCAGCCCCCCAGTCCCAGCTCAACTGGCAGCAACAGACCAGGTCTCCGGGCCTTCGCTTCAGGGGCCCCACAGAGGCCCATACGGGGGAGTCCCTGGTCCCTGAGTTGTCCTCTCAGAACCAGCAGAAGTCCCCTGTTGGCCGAGGAGGCTCCCCTGGAGCAAGCCGGAGCTTCGGGTCCTCTCCCCTGGGCACAGTGCCCTCCCGCATGGCCTGCCTGCTGGAGGAGGCCTCCTCTCGGGCCACAGCCATGCAGCAGTACCTGTCCCAGCAGCCAGGTGGCTCTGTGCCCCTCGGGGCCGTGCCCGTCATcacatccctctcttcatcctcttcctccagaCGGAACTCCCAAGAGTCGGCCGTTATCAGAGAGTCTCCAGAGAGGCGGCACCACAACAACATTGCTCAGCCCCGGGCCACCCCCGACCTCTGCCCCTCTGAGGTGGTCCCCACTGTCAAGATAAACTGGCACCCTTCCAAACCCCACCCCCTGCACCAACAGCAGCTCTCGCCCGCACTCAACGTGAAGAGCGAGGTTTCCTCCCGGCCCTCTTGTCAAGCTCTTGCCAAAACCTCCTCCTCTGGCCCCATGGTAGGTGGTGGGCCAGGTGTGGTGGTCACCAAAAAGGAGGCAGTGAACTCTATGGACGGTTACCTGACTGGAGGAGGCGGGGCTATGGAGGGACTGCTGAACATGGAGATGTCTTTAGCCCGCATGGCTAAGAAGGAGGCGCAAAGCAAAGCTCAATACTCTTCCACCTCCCCCTCTTCATCTtcaatctcctccctccctttccagcTCTACGGTAAGCTGCCCAAGCAGGGCGGGGGCAGCGGTGTGTCGGCCCCCGGCTTCAGCTACACGGCCAACGTGTCTGTGGTAGACGGCAGCGGCTTCTCGAGGAGCATCGCCGATGGTGTCCTACAGCTGCGTCAGCGCCACAGTGCCAGCCAGAGCGCCACGCTCAGCATCCAGGCGTTTGCAGACAGCGCCGCTGAGGAGGTGGCCCTCAAGTGCTCCTGCCGCCTCAAGGCCATGATCATGTGCCAGGGCTGCGGGGCCTTCTGCCACGACGACTGCATCGGCCCCTCCAAACTGTGTGTATCCTGCTTGGTGGTCAGATAG